In one Juglans regia cultivar Chandler chromosome 11, Walnut 2.0, whole genome shotgun sequence genomic region, the following are encoded:
- the LOC108992134 gene encoding bidirectional sugar transporter NEC1-like, protein MATIHVDHHVMSFVFGLLGNIVSFLVYLAPVPTFYRIYRKKSTQGFQSLPYSVALFSAMLTLYYAFLKKNAFMLININSIGCAIESIYLVLFMIYAPGRARIYTAKLLILFNVVLLGLIILCTSLIREGSLRLTAVGWTCAICSVCVFAAPLSVMRLVIQTKSVEFMPFSLSFFLTICATMWFSYGLLIKDLFIATPNILGFIFGMAQMILYIIYMDRPKDLIFPEMNIQLDVPSGPATTANEHELQLSTTQTTEIIIHIQTEDTTQNISIIGGSGAGTTAPPIEPSDHESNNK, encoded by the exons ATGGCAACGATCCATGTTGATCATCACGTGATGTCTTTCGTTTTCGGCCTTCTTG GTAACATCGTGTCATTCCTCGTATATCTAGCCCCGGT GCCAACCTTTTACAGGATATACAGGAAAAAATCAACACAAGGATTCCAATCGCTGCCTTATTCAGTAGCACTATTTAGCGCGATGCTGACGCTTTACTATGCCTTCCTGAAGAAGAATGCATTTATGCTCATCAACATCAACTCCATCGGCTGTGCCATTGAATCCATTTACCTTGTCTTGTTCATGATATATGCACCAGGGAGAGCTAGG ATATATACCGCAAAGCTGCTTATCTTGTTTAACGTAGTGCTTTTGGGCTTGATCATACTCTGCACATCCCTCATTCGAGAAGGTTCTCTGCGGCTCACAGCTGTTGGATGGACTTGTGCGATTTGTTCTGTTTGTGTTTTTGCTGCTCCTCTCAGTGTCATG aGGCTGGTTATACAAACAAAGAGCGTGGAATTCATGCCATTTTCACTATCATTCTTCTTGACAATCTGTGCTACGATGTGGTTCTCCTATGGTCTATTAATAAAGGATCTCTTCATAGCG ACACCAAACATACTAGGTTTCATATTCGGGATGGCTCAGATGATACTGTACATCATTTACATGGATAGGCCGAAAGATCTAATCTTTCCAGAAATGAACATCCAATTAGATGTACCAAGTGGCCCTGCTACTACAGCAAATGAACATGAGCTCCAGTTGAGCACAACACAGACAACTGAGATTATTATCCATATTCAAACGGAAGACACAACAcagaatattagtattattggAGGGTCAGGAGCCGGTACTACTGCACCTCCTATTGAGCCAAGTGATCATGAATCCAATAATAAATGA